One window of Leopardus geoffroyi isolate Oge1 chromosome B3, O.geoffroyi_Oge1_pat1.0, whole genome shotgun sequence genomic DNA carries:
- the RIPK3 gene encoding receptor-interacting serine/threonine-protein kinase 3 isoform X1 has product MSDVGVKLWPSGTPASLVPLEELENLKFIGEGGFGAVLRARHRTWDLDVAVKIMNRETISREVKAMASLRGQHVLHLLGVTGKLEWEHVRGPALVTQFMENGSLVGLLQPHCPRPWPLLCRLLQELVLGMCYLHSQNPVLLHRNLKPSNVLLDSDLHAKLADFGLFTFQGGSTSLARSEELALAYLAPELLADVNRRASMASDVYSFGILMWAVLAGREAEIVAQKSAVQEAVCKRQIRPPLNKLPQPGPETPGLEGLKRLMQHCWSHEPKDRPSFQECRPNTEEALNLVNKEMDAAVSMVKKFLSEHRGSNRMLSAPKPGPGGTETDEPRGTTGSHDSIASEMLNKLNLKEAPGCVPKKCTNLPERIRTQGDKVQPSRRAGIPSASTAPSPQTPETSPFRNHTPSPKLAWTPGPGPKGNQGAERHGTNRPIRAPGLNPIPGPPSVIISDSHAVQVGDNNYLIIQGGTALSTQGQAPWGMGRGWQRAPHK; this is encoded by the exons ATGTCTGATGTTGGCGTCAAGTTATG GCCCAGCGGTACCCCAGCCTCCCTGGTTCCCCTAGAGGAATTGGAGAACCTGAAGTTCATCGGTGAAGGTGGGTTCGGGGCGGTGTTGCGGGCGCGACACAGGACGTGGGATTTAGATGTGGCAGTCAAGATCATGAACAG GGAGACGATATCCAGGGAGGTGAAGGCCATGGCAAGTCTGCGGGGCCAGCATGTACTGCACCTGCTGGGGGTCACCGGGAAGCTAGAATGGGAACATGTGCGTGGGCCGGCTCTGGTGACTCAGTTCATGGAAAACGGTTCCCTGGTGGGGCTGCTGCAGCCCCACTGTCCTCGGCCCTGGCCGCTCCTCTGTCGCCTGCTGCAGGAGTTGGTGCTGGGGATGTGTTACCTGCATAGCCAGAATCCCGTGCTTCTGCACCGGAACCTCAAGCCCTCCAACGTCCTGCTGGACTCAGACCTGCACGCCAAG ctGGCAGATTTTGGCCTATTCACATTTCAAGGAGGCTCAACGTCACTGGCAAGATCTGAGGAGTTAGCCCTAGCCTACTTGGCCCCCGAACTGTTGGCTGATGTAAACCGGAGAGCCTCCATGGCTAGCGATGTCTACAG CTTCGGGATCCTAATGTGGGCAGTGCTAGCTGGAAGAGAAGCTGAGA tagTGGCCCAGAAATCAGCAGTACAGGAAGCAGTGTGTAAGAGGCAGATCCGGCCCCCATTGAACAAGCTGCCTCAGCCCGGCCCGGAGACTCCTGGTTTGGAAGGGCTGAAGAGGTTAATGCAACACTGCTGGAGCCATGAACCCAAGGACAGGCCCTCCTTCCAAG AATGCCGACCAAATACCGAGGAAGCCCTCAATCTGGTAAACAAGGAGATGGATGCCGCAGTCTCTATG GTGAAGAAGTTCCTGTCTGAGCACAGGGGTAGCAACAGGATGTTGTCTGCCCCCAAGCCAGGCCCAGGAGGGACAGAAACGGATGAGCCTAGGGGAACCACAGGAAGCCATGATTCTATAGCCTCTGAAATGTTGAACAAACTAAATCTGAAGGAGGCCCCCGGCTGTGTTCCTAAGAAATGTACAAATCTTCCTGAGAGGATCAGGACACAGGGAGACAAGGTTCAGCCTTCCCGGAGAGCAGGGATACCTTCAGCCTCAACAGCCCCATCTCCCCAAACTCCAGAGACCTCACCTTTCAGAAATCATACCCCCAGCCCCAAGTTGGCTTGGACCCCAGGTCCTGGACCCAAAGGGAATCAG GGGGCTGAGAGACATGGCACCAACCGGCCAATCAGGGCACCAGGGCTAAATCCAATACCAG